One stretch of Holophagaceae bacterium DNA includes these proteins:
- a CDS encoding O-acetylhomoserine aminocarboxypropyltransferase/cysteine synthase translates to MSDTTTENRTTEYRFATLALHGGHTPDGDTKSRAVPIYQTTSYVFDSAEHGAQLFNLEVPGNIYTRIMNPTQAVLETRLAQLEGGIGALAVASGQAAITLAFQTLLRTGDHIVAGNNLYGGTYNLLHNTLPRNGITTTFVDSRDVEAFRAAIQANTKAIYIEAVGNPKLDIPEFEVLGRIAEDAGIPLIVDNTIPTPYLLQPLQHGAHIVVHSATKFIGGHGTAIGGVIVDGGKFNWANGKFPEFTEPNPSYHGAKLHDLAGPAAFITKARIEGLRDTGPAISPFNAFLLIQGLETLPLRLEAHGRNALALARWLQNHPKVAWVNYPGLEDHESHGAAKRYFRPGAGFGGILTFGVKGGLDAGKTVINKVQLFSRLANIGDAKSLIIHPASTTHAQLSPSERATTGVTEDLIRLSVGLEHIQDLRDDLDFALAEVHP, encoded by the coding sequence ATGAGCGACACCACCACTGAAAACCGCACGACCGAGTACCGCTTCGCAACTCTGGCTCTCCATGGGGGCCACACGCCGGACGGGGACACCAAGTCCCGGGCGGTGCCCATCTACCAGACCACGAGCTACGTCTTCGATTCCGCCGAACACGGGGCGCAACTCTTCAACCTGGAAGTGCCCGGCAACATCTACACGCGCATCATGAACCCGACCCAGGCGGTGCTGGAGACGCGGCTGGCGCAACTCGAAGGCGGCATCGGCGCACTGGCGGTGGCCTCGGGGCAAGCCGCCATCACGCTGGCCTTCCAAACCTTATTGAGGACCGGCGATCACATCGTGGCGGGCAACAACCTCTACGGCGGCACCTACAACCTGCTGCACAACACGCTGCCGCGAAATGGCATCACCACCACCTTCGTAGACAGCCGCGATGTGGAGGCCTTCCGTGCGGCCATTCAAGCAAATACCAAGGCCATCTATATCGAAGCCGTGGGCAATCCCAAGCTCGATATCCCGGAATTCGAAGTGCTGGGCCGCATCGCAGAAGACGCGGGCATCCCGCTGATCGTGGACAACACCATCCCCACGCCCTACCTGCTGCAGCCGCTCCAGCACGGGGCACATATCGTGGTGCACAGCGCGACGAAATTCATCGGCGGCCACGGCACCGCCATCGGCGGCGTCATCGTGGATGGCGGAAAATTCAACTGGGCCAATGGCAAGTTCCCGGAATTCACGGAGCCCAATCCCAGCTACCACGGCGCCAAGCTCCATGATCTCGCCGGTCCCGCGGCCTTTATCACCAAGGCCCGCATCGAAGGCCTGCGGGATACGGGCCCGGCCATCTCCCCCTTCAACGCCTTCCTGCTGATCCAGGGATTGGAGACGCTGCCCCTGCGGCTCGAGGCCCACGGCCGCAACGCCTTGGCGCTGGCCCGGTGGCTGCAGAATCATCCCAAGGTCGCCTGGGTGAACTATCCCGGCCTCGAGGACCATGAAAGCCACGGGGCGGCCAAGCGCTACTTCAGGCCCGGCGCGGGTTTCGGCGGCATCCTGACCTTCGGCGTGAAGGGCGGGTTGGACGCGGGCAAGACCGTCATCAACAAGGTGCAGCTCTTCTCCCGGCTCGCCAACATCGGCGACGCCAAGTCGCTCATCATCCATCCCGCCAGCACTACCCATGCGCAATTGAGCCCCAGCGAGCGCGCCACCACCGGCGTCACGGAGGATCTCATCCGGCTGAGCGTGGGCCTGGAGCACATCCAGGATCTTCGAGATGATCTGGACTTCGCCCTGGCGGAGGTGCATCCGTGA
- a CDS encoding alpha-ketoacid dehydrogenase subunit beta, whose product MVFSGTYLEAINLALHDAMEADARVFCLGEDVGAYGGAFQATAGLFERFGAGRMIDTPIAEQAIAGSAIGAALMGQRPVAEFQFMDFALLASDLICNFAAMTSWRWGQPCPVVFRGPAGAGVSGGPYHSQNPEHHFLGSPGLKVVAPGTVKDAYALLRASIEDPDPVLFFEHKYLYRRLKDSWETAPMARLGEAAIRKDGAQAAILTYGAMQHRALEAVADLDVAVMDLRTLAPLDLQAIEAIAKRTHRILVLTEAQRTYGPGTEIAAHVSELCFPWLDAPVMRLGSADTPTPAAPGLEAEFLPSIEKIRATVGTLMAY is encoded by the coding sequence ATGGTGTTCAGCGGCACCTACCTAGAAGCCATCAACCTTGCCCTCCACGACGCCATGGAGGCCGATGCCCGCGTGTTCTGCCTGGGCGAGGATGTCGGAGCCTACGGCGGCGCCTTCCAGGCCACCGCAGGGTTGTTCGAGCGGTTCGGCGCGGGCCGCATGATCGACACGCCCATCGCCGAGCAGGCCATCGCGGGTTCCGCCATCGGCGCGGCCCTGATGGGTCAGCGCCCCGTGGCGGAGTTCCAGTTCATGGATTTCGCGCTGCTGGCCTCGGACCTCATCTGCAATTTTGCGGCCATGACCTCCTGGCGCTGGGGACAACCCTGCCCGGTTGTGTTTCGCGGACCCGCTGGCGCGGGCGTCAGCGGCGGGCCCTACCACAGCCAGAACCCCGAACACCATTTCCTCGGCAGTCCGGGTCTCAAAGTCGTGGCGCCAGGCACCGTCAAAGACGCCTACGCGCTGCTGCGGGCCAGCATCGAGGACCCCGATCCGGTGCTTTTCTTCGAACACAAATACTTGTATCGCCGCCTGAAAGACTCCTGGGAAACCGCGCCCATGGCGCGTCTTGGCGAGGCAGCGATACGCAAGGACGGAGCCCAGGCCGCCATCCTCACCTACGGCGCCATGCAGCACCGCGCCCTGGAAGCCGTGGCCGATCTGGATGTAGCCGTCATGGATTTGCGGACGCTGGCCCCGCTGGATCTCCAGGCCATCGAAGCCATCGCCAAACGCACCCATCGCATCCTGGTGCTCACCGAAGCCCAGCGAACCTACGGACCGGGCACGGAGATCGCCGCCCATGTGTCAGAGCTTTGTTTCCCATGGCTGGACGCGCCCGTCATGCGTCTTGGCAGCGCGGACACGCCCACGCCCGCGGCACCGGGCCTGGAGGCGGAATTCCTGCCAAGCATCGAGAAGATCCGGGCAACAGTGGGGACATTAATGGCTTACTGA